One window of the Thermodesulfobacteriota bacterium genome contains the following:
- the lnt gene encoding apolipoprotein N-acyltransferase: MRKKDYLFAFLSGVLLFLSFPRVDLEFLAWFALVPLFFAIEGKRPWKSFKLGFLTGVVSFLGILYWIIVAVHNYGNVPLLLSILILLLLVGYLSLFIGAFAYLYRLIQTRLELQTILLGPLLWISLEYLRSFLLTGFPWASIAYSQYINLPFIQMADLTGIYGPSFLILLVNTTLISVLQRWPQKSFPLREVVTTTLLLLGSLFYGYFRMAEVDRQALQNPPLKIGLVQGNIDQSIKWDEAFQKETLKIYERLSFKVAEKRPDLIIWPETATPFFFQDAKEFQPIVLDIPKKTDAYLLFGTPSYRIERGKIHHYNSALLLSPLGELKGKYDKIHLVPYGEYVPFGEYLSLGSLGEGIGDFKPGKEIVNFSLPAGKFGVVICFEIIFPDLCRRFVKEGANFLVTITNDAWFGRTSAPYQHLTIAVFRAIENRVFIARSANTGISAFIDPVGRIYKQGGLFTEEALNGTIGLSKEKTFYTLYGDVFAWTCSGLSIALLGYALLQRKKREFIQTT, encoded by the coding sequence ATGAGAAAAAAAGATTATTTATTCGCCTTCCTTTCGGGGGTTCTCCTTTTCCTCTCCTTCCCAAGAGTCGATCTCGAGTTTTTAGCCTGGTTTGCTCTGGTTCCTCTCTTTTTTGCGATCGAAGGGAAGCGCCCGTGGAAGAGTTTTAAGCTCGGATTCTTGACAGGCGTCGTCTCTTTCCTCGGAATCCTTTACTGGATCATTGTGGCGGTCCATAATTACGGAAATGTCCCGCTCCTCTTGAGCATTCTGATCCTTTTACTTCTGGTAGGCTACCTCAGTCTTTTCATCGGGGCGTTTGCATATCTGTACCGTTTAATCCAGACCCGCCTCGAATTGCAGACCATCCTTTTGGGCCCTCTTCTTTGGATTTCCCTCGAATATCTCCGTTCTTTTTTGCTCACCGGTTTCCCTTGGGCAAGCATCGCCTATTCTCAGTATATCAACCTTCCCTTCATCCAGATGGCGGATCTTACAGGGATTTATGGCCCCTCCTTCCTCATCCTCCTGGTCAACACCACCCTCATTTCCGTGCTCCAGAGGTGGCCTCAGAAGTCTTTCCCTCTCCGGGAGGTGGTGACCACGACGCTCCTCCTCCTGGGAAGCCTGTTCTATGGGTATTTCAGAATGGCCGAAGTGGACCGGCAGGCCCTTCAAAATCCTCCCCTCAAAATCGGGCTGGTCCAGGGAAACATCGACCAGTCCATCAAATGGGACGAAGCCTTCCAAAAAGAGACCCTGAAGATCTACGAGCGACTCTCCTTCAAGGTGGCCGAGAAGAGACCCGACCTCATCATCTGGCCCGAGACAGCCACGCCTTTCTTCTTCCAGGATGCCAAAGAGTTTCAGCCGATCGTCCTCGATATCCCGAAGAAGACCGATGCCTATCTCCTCTTCGGGACCCCTTCCTACCGGATCGAACGCGGAAAGATCCATCATTACAACAGCGCCTTGCTCCTCTCCCCTCTGGGTGAGCTCAAAGGGAAATATGATAAGATCCACCTTGTCCCCTACGGCGAATACGTCCCTTTTGGGGAATATCTCTCCTTGGGCTCGCTGGGAGAAGGAATCGGAGATTTTAAACCGGGCAAAGAGATCGTCAACTTCTCTCTCCCCGCGGGCAAGTTTGGCGTGGTGATCTGCTTCGAGATCATCTTTCCGGACCTCTGTCGGAGATTCGTGAAAGAGGGGGCCAACTTCCTGGTCACCATCACCAACGACGCCTGGTTCGGCAGGACCTCCGCACCCTATCAACATCTCACCATCGCCGTGTTCAGGGCGATCGAGAATCGCGTCTTCATCGCTCGATCGGCCAATACCGGGATCAGCGCCTTCATCGATCCCGTGGGAAGAATTTACAAACAGGGAGGCCTTTTTACGGAAGAGGCGTTGAACGGAACCATCGGCCTATCAAAAGAAAAAACGTTTTACACGCTCTATGGCGATGTCTTCGCCTGGACCTGCTCCGGCCTCTCCATCGCCCTATTGGGCTATGCCTTGCTTCAGAGAAAGAAGAGGGAATTCATCCAAACGACATGA
- a CDS encoding response regulator, which yields MKILCIEDDKGIARFIKKGLLEHSFSVDVAYDGAEGLRLALRQIYDLIILDILLPQKDGREVLKELRKRGDPVPVIFLTAKDRETDIVQGLDLGADDYLVKPFSFNELLARIRAILRREKKGEYPHRLQVANLVLEPEGHRVYRDKVRIELTPKEYALLELLMRHPGEVITRTMIAEKIFDYHFDTSTNIIEVHVSNLRNKIDKDFKPKLLHTVKGVGYVLEDRG from the coding sequence ATGAAAATATTGTGCATTGAAGATGACAAGGGAATTGCAAGGTTCATCAAAAAGGGGCTGCTGGAGCATTCCTTTTCTGTAGATGTGGCCTATGACGGAGCAGAGGGGTTGCGTTTAGCGCTTCGACAGATCTATGATCTCATCATCCTCGATATTCTTCTCCCTCAAAAAGATGGAAGAGAAGTCTTAAAAGAATTGAGAAAAAGGGGAGATCCGGTCCCCGTTATCTTTTTAACGGCAAAGGATAGAGAGACCGATATTGTCCAGGGCTTGGATTTAGGGGCCGATGATTACCTGGTTAAACCCTTCTCCTTCAACGAACTTCTGGCAAGGATCCGGGCGATCTTGAGAAGAGAGAAGAAAGGGGAGTATCCCCACCGATTGCAGGTGGCCAATCTCGTCTTGGAACCCGAAGGCCACCGGGTGTACCGCGACAAGGTGAGGATCGAACTCACTCCCAAAGAGTATGCCCTTCTCGAATTGTTGATGAGGCACCCGGGGGAGGTGATCACGCGGACGATGATCGCAGAGAAGATTTTTGATTACCATTTTGATACCTCGACCAATATCATCGAGGTCCACGTCTCTAACCTGAGAAATAAAATCGACAAGGATTTCAAGCCAAAATTGCTTCACACCGTCAAAGGAGTGGGATATGTCCTTGAGGATCGGGGGTAA
- a CDS encoding iron-containing alcohol dehydrogenase: MEYDYAFEMATSNLRFGSGATRELGMDLAEMGIKRVMVLTDPGLKNLXPVEMVLESLQKEEIAFTLFSEVRIEPTDRSVKKAIEVARSEPFDAFVAVGGGSTIDTAKVANLYSTYPPEDFLDYVNPPIGKGLPVPGSLKPLFAIPTTAGTGSETTGVAIFDLEEMHAKTGIAHRRLKPTLGIVDPLHTRTLPPMVFACTGLDVLTHAIESFTALPFNQRPKPERPILRPAYQGSNPVSDIWSLEAMRIVSKYLLRVFEDPSDDEARGMMALASSFAGVGFGNAGVTLPHGMSYPVSGMVRDYQAEGYPKDHPLVPHGMAVVLNAPAAFRFTAPACPERHLKAAEALGADVSKAKLADAGEILAGRVIDFMRRLRIPNGLKGVGYTEADIPKLVKGTLPQHRVIKLSPRPVGEEELYWIFKDAMEYW; this comes from the coding sequence ATGGAATATGACTATGCGTTCGAGATGGCGACGTCCAACCTTCGGTTCGGATCCGGGGCCACCCGGGAATTGGGGATGGACCTTGCCGAGATGGGGATCAAGAGAGTGATGGTGCTGACCGACCCGGGTTTGAAGAATCTTNCGCCCGTGGAGATGGTCCTCGAATCGCTCCAGAAAGAAGAGATCGCCTTTACCCTATTCTCAGAGGTGAGAATCGAACCGACGGATCGATCGGTCAAGAAGGCGATCGAGGTGGCCCGATCCGAACCTTTCGATGCCTTCGTGGCGGTCGGCGGAGGTTCCACGATCGATACGGCAAAGGTGGCCAATCTCTACTCGACCTATCCCCCTGAGGATTTTCTCGACTATGTGAACCCACCCATCGGAAAGGGATTGCCCGTCCCGGGATCCTTGAAGCCCCTTTTCGCTATTCCAACCACGGCAGGGACCGGAAGCGAGACGACAGGGGTGGCCATCTTCGACCTCGAGGAGATGCACGCGAAAACAGGGATCGCCCACCGTCGATTGAAGCCCACCTTGGGCATCGTCGATCCCCTCCATACGAGGACGCTTCCGCCCATGGTCTTTGCCTGCACCGGCCTCGATGTCCTGACCCACGCCATCGAGTCTTTCACCGCCCTGCCCTTCAACCAGAGGCCCAAACCGGAAAGGCCCATCCTCCGGCCGGCCTATCAGGGTTCGAACCCTGTCAGCGACATCTGGTCACTGGAGGCGATGCGAATCGTCTCGAAGTACCTCCTCAGGGTCTTTGAAGATCCCTCGGACGACGAGGCCCGGGGAATGATGGCCCTGGCCTCGTCTTTTGCAGGCGTCGGGTTCGGAAACGCGGGAGTCACGCTTCCCCACGGGATGTCCTATCCCGTTTCGGGGATGGTCCGGGACTACCAGGCCGAGGGTTACCCCAAGGATCATCCCTTGGTGCCTCATGGGATGGCGGTGGTGCTCAATGCCCCTGCAGCGTTCCGTTTTACCGCACCGGCCTGTCCGGAGCGCCACCTCAAGGCCGCAGAGGCCCTCGGGGCCGATGTCTCAAAGGCGAAACTTGCCGACGCGGGAGAGATCCTCGCCGGCCGAGTCATCGATTTCATGAGACGTCTCAGGATTCCAAATGGGTTAAAGGGAGTTGGCTACACGGAGGCCGATATCCCAAAGCTGGTGAAGGGGACACTGCCTCAACACCGGGTGATCAAGCTCTCTCCCCGTCCCGTCGGAGAGGAAGAGCTCTATTGGATCTTCAAGGATGCCATGGAGTACTGGTGA
- a CDS encoding ChaN family lipoprotein translates to MPWLMRKGVLYELEDAFDMLMDYRVIFFGEEHGSRMSHEAEFSLLKGLAKRDPKIVLALEMFERDVQEVLDAYLKGEISEKSFLRRSRPWPNYKEDYRPLIELAKRKRIPVIAANVPRRAAAAVSRADKISPHVLGKDKIYLPKSIHLQSKQYYQRFASSIEEMPHFTPMKGMKLDGLYKAQVLKDAVMASSLEPFLDRRVFFCCGHFHVDYHLGIPFQLRKNHPRLPMAVVVPASTVAHLPMRDRGRIADFIWVED, encoded by the coding sequence ATGCCCTGGTTGATGAGAAAAGGGGTCCTCTATGAGCTGGAGGATGCTTTTGATATGCTGATGGATTATCGGGTGATTTTCTTCGGAGAAGAACATGGCTCCCGGATGTCACACGAAGCCGAATTTTCTCTTCTTAAAGGCCTTGCCAAACGAGACCCGAAGATCGTCCTCGCCCTTGAGATGTTTGAGCGGGATGTTCAGGAGGTCCTCGATGCTTATTTAAAAGGGGAAATATCCGAAAAATCATTTTTGCGACGCTCCCGTCCCTGGCCGAACTACAAGGAGGATTATCGCCCCCTCATCGAGTTAGCGAAGAGGAAGAGAATCCCCGTGATCGCAGCGAACGTCCCTCGGAGAGCGGCCGCCGCTGTCTCTCGAGCGGATAAGATTTCCCCCCATGTCTTGGGAAAGGATAAAATCTATCTTCCTAAATCCATCCATCTCCAGTCAAAACAGTATTATCAGCGCTTCGCCTCTTCAATCGAGGAAATGCCCCATTTTACCCCTATGAAAGGGATGAAGTTGGACGGCCTTTACAAGGCGCAGGTGTTAAAGGATGCCGTCATGGCTTCTTCCCTTGAACCGTTTTTAGACCGCCGTGTCTTCTTCTGCTGCGGACACTTTCATGTCGATTATCACCTGGGCATCCCTTTTCAGCTTCGGAAGAATCATCCGAGACTCCCCATGGCCGTCGTGGTCCCCGCCTCGACCGTCGCCCACCTGCCGATGAGGGATCGGGGGAGGATCGCGGACTTCATCTGGGTGGAGGATTGA
- a CDS encoding DUF4126 domain-containing protein — protein MTETLLGIAIGIGLSAACGFRVFVPLLVMNLASLAGHLHLSPGFEWIGSEYATLAFGIATVVEILGYYIPWVDQCLDLIATPAAILAGTIVTASMVMELSPFLKWTLAIIAGGGAAALVQGSTVALRTKSTTLTGGMGNPLVSTAEAIGSLITSLLAILVPILCLVLLALLIFWAIRKAGRLIFRRTKIP, from the coding sequence TTGACAGAAACCTTACTCGGGATTGCCATTGGGATAGGGTTGAGCGCCGCCTGCGGGTTCAGGGTCTTTGTGCCATTGCTGGTGATGAACCTTGCTTCCCTTGCGGGCCATCTCCATCTCTCGCCAGGGTTTGAATGGATTGGAAGTGAATACGCCACCCTCGCCTTTGGCATCGCAACCGTCGTCGAAATCCTTGGGTATTACATTCCTTGGGTAGATCAATGCTTAGATCTGATCGCTACACCCGCAGCCATCCTTGCAGGAACGATCGTCACCGCCTCCATGGTCATGGAGCTTTCCCCTTTTCTGAAATGGACCCTCGCAATCATCGCTGGCGGCGGGGCCGCCGCATTGGTGCAGGGATCCACCGTGGCCCTCCGCACCAAATCGACGACCCTCACCGGGGGCATGGGAAACCCCTTGGTCTCTACTGCGGAAGCGATCGGTTCGCTCATCACTTCTTTGCTCGCCATCCTCGTTCCCATTCTTTGTCTGGTGCTTCTCGCCCTGCTCATTTTTTGGGCCATCCGTAAAGCCGGCCGCCTCATTTTTAGAAGGACCAAAATACCATAG